A genomic segment from Sphingopyxis sp. DBS4 encodes:
- a CDS encoding alpha/beta hydrolase, producing MSQDQLQQVNEMIRSGPDLGSLPVPELRVAFDGFGDFTPFDPSIKFELVDANGVACEIGVAPGSRTDATVFYLHGGGYVIGSFTSHRGLLARLGQAASMRTMAVDYRLAPEHPFPAAIEDAVTAYQWLLDSGTPSERIFFAGDSAGGGLVVATMLRCKARNIPLPRAAVLFSPFADMGTTGQSIVDNRDRDFVVTEGVAPGMAETYLAGADATSPEASPIYGDLAGLPPILIQVSSHEVLLDDSLRLLRAAILVDVQVHLRVYQGLPHVWQLFTGMLDEGQAALEEAGAFFDKHLDI from the coding sequence ATGTCCCAAGACCAACTGCAACAAGTCAATGAGATGATCCGCTCAGGCCCTGATCTCGGATCGCTTCCGGTACCGGAATTGCGCGTGGCGTTCGACGGGTTTGGCGATTTTACGCCATTCGATCCCTCAATCAAATTCGAGCTTGTCGATGCCAATGGAGTGGCTTGTGAAATCGGTGTCGCGCCGGGATCCAGAACCGACGCCACGGTATTTTATCTGCACGGTGGCGGATATGTGATCGGGTCTTTCACGTCGCATCGCGGCCTTCTTGCGAGACTAGGTCAGGCCGCATCGATGCGCACGATGGCAGTTGATTACCGCTTGGCACCTGAACACCCCTTTCCAGCGGCTATCGAGGATGCAGTCACTGCATATCAGTGGCTTCTCGACAGCGGCACGCCGTCAGAGCGCATTTTCTTCGCTGGCGACTCTGCGGGGGGCGGCCTTGTCGTCGCTACAATGCTCCGATGCAAGGCGCGCAATATTCCTCTTCCCCGTGCAGCTGTTCTGTTCTCGCCATTCGCCGACATGGGCACGACCGGACAGTCGATTGTCGATAACCGGGATCGTGATTTTGTGGTCACCGAAGGCGTGGCCCCCGGCATGGCGGAAACCTATCTTGCAGGCGCGGATGCCACATCACCAGAAGCGTCACCGATCTATGGCGACCTAGCGGGATTGCCGCCGATCCTGATCCAGGTCAGCAGTCATGAGGTTCTTCTCGACGATTCCCTAAGGCTTTTGCGAGCCGCGATCCTTGTGGATGTTCAGGTGCACCTGCGGGTTTATCAGGGACTTCCCCATGTCTGGCAGTTGTTTACGGGCATGCTGGACGAAGGTCAGGCCGCACTCGAGGAGGCAGGCGC